In Helianthus annuus cultivar XRQ/B chromosome 3, HanXRQr2.0-SUNRISE, whole genome shotgun sequence, a single window of DNA contains:
- the LOC110929222 gene encoding CBS domain-containing protein CBSX1, chloroplastic, which yields MNSIMLPAACISGVVTSVQHRSLPSSSSQTLGFHRTQFDSTFSSRRFSDRDRSGLPAVRSVAAYSTNSTTPRDGIYTVADFMTRKANLLVVETSTPVDKALEILVEKRITGFPVVDADWNLVGVVSDYDLLALDSISGGTHSDTALFPDVDSSWKTFNEIQKLLGKTDGKVVGDLMTPAPLVVHETSNLEDAVRLLLETKYRRLPVVDDDGKLVGLITRGDVVRAALQIKHAIKEMQLSQD from the exons ATGAACTCGATCATGCTACCGGCGGCCTGTATCTCCGGCGTCGTTACATCCGTACAGCACCGATCGTTACCGTCTTCATCCTCACAGACTCTAGGTTTTCACCGGACGCAATTTGATTCTACTTTTTCGTCACGACGGTTTTCCGATCGCGATCGGAGCGGTTTGCCAGCTGTTCGTTCTGTTGCTGCTTATTCGACTAATTCTACAACG CCCAGAGATGGAATATACACAGTTGCAGATTTTATGACAAGAAAAGCCAACTTACTTGTGGTAGAAACATCAACACCTGTTGACAAGG CACTAGAGATTCTAGTGGAGAAAAGAATTACAGGCTTTCCAGTGGTTGATGCTGATTGGAATTTG GTCGGTGTCGTTTCAGATTATGACTTGTTAGCGCTTGATTCAATTTCAG GTGGTACTCACAGCGACACAGCTTTGTTTCCTGATGTTGATAGTTCCTGGAAA ACTTTCAATGAGATACAGAAATTACTTGGTAAAACTGACGGGAAAGTTGTCGGAGATTTGATGACACCTGCTCCACTTGTCGTTCACGAAACCTCAAATCTTGAGGATGCTGTAAG GTTGTTGCTTGAAACAAAGTACCGTCGACTTCCAGTCGTCGATGATGATGGCAAGCTGGTTGGACTTATAACTCGAGGTGATGTTGTTAGAGCTGCCCTTCAGATCAAACATGCTATTAAGGAGATGCAATTATCACAAGATTGA